In Glandiceps talaboti chromosome 4, keGlaTala1.1, whole genome shotgun sequence, a single window of DNA contains:
- the LOC144433763 gene encoding gamma-aminobutyric acid type B receptor subunit 2-like, whose product MIWLRSRAAQQQPGDNHPSSLNSKYNFVLLRLLSTFTSDKSQTEQGEALQILYDFIYEKPQLLVLFAATNSMVTQPVCEVASFYNLVQISGTASSPGLSDKTRYPLFLRTTPTDAILVPAWEALFRHFSWKRIGIIFENVEIFSLLMKDLVVLFGKRDGYELLTVEHVESGEQPVAQLQSLQNHDARIIIALAYEEMSRQIICQAYQNDQVAPKHVWLLLGWLNKDWHLQRHEENDITCTNEEMKEALVGHISIKGSSYIDNFNDVDFYGVKPDTDDVAIYEYMKTTFGDYAGYAYDAIVTIALALNQSEEILAQMESPKYLTDFNYDDAVMAGVLKNSINAIKFVGVTGMIKLTETGDRMSEVIIEQMQDDNLVETGRYDMSNDAFTWDDKEGKRRKGFSFLLLTGNARPILLSVGISFAFGALFVKTYRIYAIFKIAMKRFKSIHVSDHRLVIGVVAMVAIDGLISICWIVTDTMSSALRQLQTRHLHFLAAYKHSYIMSPSTSLNIDTMIALKNNPNDISTSSLGSSSMPSQQSTVISRARTASRRPNRFDDDIGSSLKHLDEQLEKKLQMLAALKSE is encoded by the exons ATGATATGGTTGCGTAGCCGTGCTGCTCAACAACAACCTGGGGATAATCATCCAAGCTCGTTGAATTCAAAGTATAACTTTGTTCTACTACGTTTACTCTCCACTTTCACCTCGGACAAATCACAG ACCGAGCAAGGAGAAGCCCTCCAGATATTGTATGACTTTATATATGAGAAACCCCAACTCCTGGTGTTGTTTGCTGCTACAAACTCCATGGTGACACAACCTGTTTGTGAAGTAGCATCTTTCTACAATTTAGTGCAG ATATCCGGAACGGCGTCATCACCTGGACTCTCCGATAAGACACGGTATCCACTCTTTCTACGTACGACTCCCACAGACGCAATATTAGTACCTGCCTGGGAGGCCTTGTTTCGTCATTTCAGCTGGAAGCGGATTggaattatttttgaaaatgtagagATATTTTCTCTT CTGATGAAGGACTTAGTGGTACTATTTGGAAAACGAGATGGCTATGAACTTTTGACGGTCGAACATGTCGAAAGTGGTGAACAGCCAGTTGCTCAATTGCAGAGTTTGCAG AATCACGATGCCAGAATTATCATCGCCTTGGCATATGAAGAAATGTCTAGACAAATTATTTGCCAG GCCTATCAAAACGACCAGGTTGCCCCAAAACATGTGTGGCTACTGCTTGGCTGGCTGAATAAAGATTGGCATCTCCAACGCCACGAGGAGAATGACATAACATGTACCAATGAGGAGATGAAAGAAGCATTGGTTGGGCACATTAGTATTAAGGGTTCTTCATACATAGATAACTTTAACGATGTGGATTTCTATGGAGTG aaACCGGATACAGATGATGTGGCTATCTACGAGTATATGAAAACAACGTTTGGCGATTATGCTGGATATGCTTACGATGCCATTGTTACCATTGCTCTCGCTCTGAATCAGTCTGAGGAGATTTTGGCACAGATGGAGTCACCGAAATATTTGACAGACTTCAATTATGATGATGCCGTCATGGCAGGAGTGCTCAAGAATTCAATTAATGCCATTAAGTTCGTTGGGGTCACA GGGATGATTAAACTTACAGAGACGGGCGACAGAATGTCGGAAGTAATCATTGAACAAATGCAAG ATGATAACTTGGTAGAAACTGGGCGCTATGATATGAGCAACGACGCATTTACCTGGGATG ATAAAGAAGGAAAAAGAAGGAAAGGATTTTCATTCTTACTTCTTACAGGGAAT gCACGACCCATTCTGCTATCGGTTGGTATATCGTTTGCATTTGGTGCTCTCTTCGTAAAGACTTACAGAATATACGCCATCTTTAAGATTGCTATGAAGAGATTCAAATCAATT CACGTTAGTGACCATCGACTTGTCATAGGAGTGGTTGCCATGGTTGCAATTGATGGTCTTATTTCGATTTGCTGGATTGTTACTGACACAATGTCAAGTGCACTTCGCCAATTGCAAACACgg CATCTCCACTTCCTGGCGGCATACAAACATTCCTATATTATGTCGCCCTCTACGTCACTAAACATTGACACC ATGATAGCACTGAAGAATAATCCCAACGATATCAGTACAAGTAGCCTTGGTTCATCATCTATGCCAAGTCAACAGTCAACGGTCATCTCACGTGCAAGAACTGCATCAAGACGTCCCAACAGGTTTGATGACGACATTGGCAGTTCTCTAAAGCATCTAGACGAACAACTGGAAAAG aaattacaaatgttggcCGCATTGAAGAGCGAATGA
- the LOC144433730 gene encoding uncharacterized protein LOC144433730: MATNDDLYVLEATDGTVAYVDATEIDDKHITEALGSGSVQAGVRRFVDESKVMRVYRKMGIEEFEMVKERTGMVEHRRNPNTNEMWISESIDHTKSYQNRGVERAGTTEVAAEFKVGRKDYQVKVKDHTIPQPGSGAVNKKRMKANERPYNISNKERIPHQSWDNVGLKGRENIGHFNDTVISVKKVDVHSLKNTNKFTRWVGHNKLGIGLAAVGIALDAASIAIAVQNDDGKFGPHTTLALSGTVGGTGGSIIGGEIGAALGSVFPGVGTAIGALIGSLLGGIIGSYAAEAFAGIWVSLRHVAPGPGPPPLAFSTIPSGPPPLESKSDVHGSKQLEFDSKAKGAIGLNFKSNVHGYPGLRF, translated from the coding sequence ATGGCTACCAACGATGATCTATATGTACTTGAAGCAACAGATGGAACAGTGGCGTATGTTGATGCCACCGAAATTGATGATAAACATATTACCGAGGCTTTGGGAAGTGGGAGTGTTCAGGCAGGTGTCAGGCGTTTCGTTGATGAGTCAAAGGTAATGCGAGTTTACAGAAAAATGGGTATCGAAGAATTTGAGATGGTTAAAGAACGCACCGGAATGGTAGAACATAGACGTAATCCAAATACCAATGAGATGTGGATATCTGAATCCATCGACCACACCAAATCATATCAAAACAGAGGTGTTGAGAGGGCCGGTACTACGGAAGTGGCTGCTGAATTCAAAGTTGGTCGTAAAGACTATCAGGtaaaagtgaaagaccataCAATACCACAGCCAGGCTCCGGGGCCGTAAATAAAAAACGAATGAAAGCAAACGAACGTCCGTACAACATCTCAAACAAAGAACGTATACCACATCAGTCGTGGGACAACGTTGGATTAAAAGGGAGAGAGAACATAGGTCACTTCAATGATACTGTTATATCAGTGAAGAAGGTGGATGTTCACTCATTAAAAAACACGAACAAGTTCACCAGATGGGTTGGCCACAATAAGCTTGGTATCGGTCTTGCAGCTGTTGGTATCGCCCTAGATGCAGCAAGTATCGCTATTGCTGTGCAGAATGACGATGGAAAGTTTGGTCCTCATACAACCTTGGCTTTATCTGGTACTGTAGGAGGGACAGGTGGATCCATTATTGGTGGGGAGATAGGTGCTGCATTGGGATCAGTATTTCCGGGCGTTGGTACAGCCATTGGTGCCCTTATTGGATCTCTCCTCGGTGGAATCATTGGGTCATATGCTGCTGAGGCATTTGCAGGTATATGGGTTTCACTACGGCATGTAGCTCCTGGACCTGGGCCCCCTCCACTCGCGTTCAGTACAATACCCAGTGGTCCACCACCGTTAGAGTCAAAGAGTGATGTCCATGGATCTAAGCAACTGGAATTCGATTCCAAGGCTAAAGGAGCGATAGggttaaattttaaatcgaATGTACACGGATACCCAGGCCTTCGTTTTTGA